The genomic DNA AGACCTCGGCCGTGCGTTCGGCGTCGTAGATCGCGGAGTGGGCCTCCTTGTCGTTCCAGGCGAGTCCGGCGGCCTCGACGGCCCGCGACAGCACGGTCTGGCCGAAGGCGAGGCCGGCGAGCGTGGCCGTATCGAAGGTCGAGAAGGCGTGGAAGGGGTTGCGCTTGATGCGGTTGCGGGTCACGACGGCCTTGACGAAGGATAAATCAAAAGCCGGATTGTGACCGACGAGGATGGCGCGCGTGCAGCGGCTCGTGGCCACCGCCTCGCGCACGAACCTGAATACCGTCTCCACGGCCTCGCCCTCGGGGACCGCGAAGCGGAACGGGTGATGGGGGTCGATGCCGGTGAACTCCAGCGCGGCCGGTTCGAGGTTGGCGCCGGGGAAGGGCTGCACGT from Pseudomonadota bacterium includes the following:
- the rnt gene encoding ribonuclease T; the protein is MSVDLENKTRIAQRFRGFLPVVVDVETAGFNPVTDALLEIAAVTVVPDRNGRWRRDRTVACHVQPFPGANLEPAALEFTGIDPHHPFRFAVPEGEAVETVFRFVREAVATSRCTRAILVGHNPAFDLSFVKAVVTRNRIKRNPFHAFSTFDTATLAGLAFGQTVLSRAVEAAGLAWNDKEAHSAIYDAERTAEVFCEVVNRWNGLLGPLDR